The Ursus arctos isolate Adak ecotype North America unplaced genomic scaffold, UrsArc2.0 scaffold_18, whole genome shotgun sequence genomic sequence TTGTTGGGAAAATTCTCAAGTTGCTCTCTGATATAAGCCTTTCAGGCCTTGAAGCCTGTGGGATCGAGGAACTTTCTGAGAGCAAGATGGCTCTTGATAGCATGTGGGCTCCCCAGGCATCAATCATTGGGGATGGGCCTGCCAAGAAAGTGGGTGAACAGGCCCCCCTACAGACACATGTCCTCCAGACTGCCTCCTTAAGAGATGGCCCGGCGAAGCGGGCAGTGTGGGTCCGCTGTAACCGCTCAGAGCCAGAAGAACCTACTAAATCAAAGATGGTCAAGGAGAAACCCAAGCTAGGGGTGACCAAAGCAGTGGTCGTGGACCTTGGCACTGGCTCCTGCAAATGTGGCTTTGCCGGGCTGCCGAAGCCCACCCATACCATCTCATCAACAGTGGGCAAGCCCTACATGGAGACGGCCAAAACCGGGGACAATCGCAAGGAGACATTCGTGGGGCAGGAGCTCATCAATCCAGCAGTTCGTCTCAAGCTAATTAATCCTCTGCGGCACGGCATCATTGTGGACTGGGACACAGTGCAGGATATCTGGGAATATCTCTTTCATCAAGAGATGAAGATCGCCCCAGAGGAGCACGCGGTCTTGGTTTCAGACCCACCCCTGAGCCCGCACACCAACAGAGAGAAGTATGCTGAAATGCTGTTTGAAACCTTCAGCACTCCTGCAATGCACATCGCCTACCAATCCCGCCTGTCCATGTACTCCTACGGAAGGACCTCTGGCCTGGTAGTGGAGGTGGGCCACGGCGTGTCCTACGTGGTCCCCATCTATGAGGGTTATCCTTTGCCCAGCATCACTGGACGCCTGGACTATGCGGGCTCTGACCTGACAGCCTACTTGATGGGCCTGATGAATAATTCGGGGAAATACTTCACCGAGGACCAGATAGGCATTGTGGAGGACATCAAGAAGAAATGCTGCTTTGTGGCCCTGGACCCTATCGAAGAGAAGAAAGTCCCAGCCACTGAGCATACAATCCAGTACACTCTGCCCGACGGGCAGGCGATAAACCTGTGCCAGGAGAGGTTCCTCTGCTCGGAGATGTTCTTTAAGCCTTCTCTGATCAAGTCCATGCAGCTGGGGCTCCACACCCAGACGGTGTCCTGCCTTCACAAGTGTGACATTGCCCTCAAGCGGGATCTCATGGGGAACATCCTGCTCTGCGGGGGGGGCACTATGCTCAGCGGTTTCCC encodes the following:
- the ACTL7A gene encoding actin-like protein 7A is translated as MALDSMWAPQASIIGDGPAKKVGEQAPLQTHVLQTASLRDGPAKRAVWVRCNRSEPEEPTKSKMVKEKPKLGVTKAVVVDLGTGSCKCGFAGLPKPTHTISSTVGKPYMETAKTGDNRKETFVGQELINPAVRLKLINPLRHGIIVDWDTVQDIWEYLFHQEMKIAPEEHAVLVSDPPLSPHTNREKYAEMLFETFSTPAMHIAYQSRLSMYSYGRTSGLVVEVGHGVSYVVPIYEGYPLPSITGRLDYAGSDLTAYLMGLMNNSGKYFTEDQIGIVEDIKKKCCFVALDPIEEKKVPATEHTIQYTLPDGQAINLCQERFLCSEMFFKPSLIKSMQLGLHTQTVSCLHKCDIALKRDLMGNILLCGGGTMLSGFPNRLQKELSSMCPNDTPQVNVLPERDTAVWTGGSILASLQGFQPLWVHRFEYEEHGPFFLYRRCF